The DNA window AATTATGATATAAATAATCTTATAATATTgttcaataattaaaaatactcataaaaaagttaataaattgtaaaacttattgtattataaactagttttaattttattagagtAGGATGTAGTAATATTTATGGATatcaaataaattgtaaaatgaTTGTAAATATGTTACAAAGTAAAAtaccaaattattattaaattaatctaAACATCTACTatgtatacatattttatttatttgctaagGTAGTCCACTAGAGCTATGCAGATCAAACTACAGAAGATctatctcaatatataaaaacgaatcgctgagtgtgttgctaagcgcacgCTCgctaaatctcgagaacagctgaactgatttcactatttttttttaaatattgcttgaagtacgaggatagttcttacagaaagaaaaatttaaaaaaccacctgaaaaagtctaaaatcaacagttttctatattcccatacaaaagatccataatacttaaaagtcactTTGAACTTTAATAGCATACCAcaaagtttaagtgttagtggaggggttccgggaaggcaaaacaattgagtgacATGTGAGGCGGTATGTAGTTCGCCTGGTCAGCTAGTCTACATATATACTAAAATAGTTTGCCAGTTTATTTGTGTACATTATTATCAATAATAAATGTATCAGGCTAAAATCAGTGAACTAGTTTCCAGTATATTTTGGATTTGTTTATCAAAAttagattacttaaataaaacataataaagtacatgattataatttattaagacTGTACAACTAAGAACCACATAATTAATAAGATAATATTACACTACTTCAGTACACCCTCCTCTTTGAGCTCCTGTCTAATTTTCTGCTGAACATTTTCTGGGTAACTTTCCAActctttatttatatatttattaagatCTACTAATGGCTTATAGTAGAGATGAACAACTTGTGAGCCCGCCAACATAGTTAACAAGGCAGTTGTTGAAAAAGTTATATATTGACCCCATGTTACACCAGCAGGCATTTTATATAGCAGAATACTTCCTTATTTTATCTTCAATAATATCTTTCGCTTGTCGCTTCTTAAATGTATTGTAAAAATTTACCTCGCCAACCCTCCAGTTGATCATGGAGTATTCCAATGCTGCTCCCAGTACAAAGAACATGGGAAGAAATCTATACATTCCAAACGTTTTCTTTCCAGGCCATTTGTTCACAAGCTTGTGAATCCAACCAATTCTCATTTCAATTCTTTTACCTCCTGCTCCTTAGGCCCTTTCGTTCTATACTATACAGAAATGCATACTTAAATATATCGGTTGGAAGCAAAGAGATTATGATTATAAACGTCCACACATAAACACTATTATATaattcaaatataaataaatctttcaACACAAAATAATCTTGAAATTTGAGGTTAGAATCACCACCACAGAGTActaccagaaataaaaggttAGAATTGTTCTGTGCCTGTGCACAGATCTGTCCACCAACCGAAATAAAAGGATCTgtccacagattaatagggatacgaCGTACCTAGGTATCTGTCGATCTGTGAGAATAATTTAGATACCTAGGTTTTTCTGTCAGTGCTAGTGCTGTCACTGTCAGTGTCTTCGTCTTTGTAGTTTGCAATTTGCATCACTA is part of the Maniola hyperantus chromosome 3, iAphHyp1.2, whole genome shotgun sequence genome and encodes:
- the sloth2 gene encoding ubiquinol-cytochrome c reductase complex assembly factor 6, giving the protein MPAGVTWGQYITFSTTALLTMLAGSQVVHLYYKPLVDLNKYINKELESYPENVQQKIRQELKEEGVLK
- the sloth1 gene encoding ubiquinol-cytochrome c reductase complex assembly factor 5; the encoded protein is MRIGWIHKLVNKWPGKKTFGMYRFLPMFFVLGAALEYSMINWRVGEVNFYNTFKKRQAKDIIEDKIRKYSAI